Proteins encoded within one genomic window of Natator depressus isolate rNatDep1 chromosome 1, rNatDep2.hap1, whole genome shotgun sequence:
- the GPR82 gene encoding putative G-protein coupled receptor 82 → MKNSTCLLQPSLASTVALPIIYSFLFTTGGFGNILSGWIFSKHISTKRTQNIYLTNLVIANLFVSITMPFLAAYFADGYQWEYDSVLCKTVNYFGTLVMQSSMYVSITILCWTAVSQYATLMKNNEHTQYSPSVNENFFYKCLLEKFRQPKFAKYLCISIWIIVLSITVPVIVYDFHVQPDHEQVDRCYHWKAEYGERTSKTTVLIATAWFFLFFITVLFLYYSLVNHLSKIQKNTCIGKKHLIYNTVKRNIFVILLIFTVCFLPYHIFRPVFYALLPSEDCQMMNYLVEAKNFLTCLAAAKSSLDPVVNLLLDKTFKKRLYNRFRKSDHKHTANIEETTQM, encoded by the coding sequence ATGAAAAATTCAACATGTCTTCTTCAACCATCATTGGCTTCTACAGTAGCTCTGCCAATCATCTATTCTTTCCTATTTACTACAGGTGGTTTTGGAAATATTCTCTCTGGGTGGATATTTTCAAAGCACATATCTACAAAACGAACACAGAACATCTACTTGACAAATCTTGTTATTGCAAATTTATTTGTATCTATTACGATGCCTTTTCTCGCTGCCTACTTTGCAGATGGCTATCAGTGGGAGTATGATTCTGTGCTATGTAAAACAGTAAACTACTTTGGAACTCTGGTTATGCAATCTAGTATGTATGTCAGCATTACAATTTTATGTTGGACTGCTGTAAGTCAGTATGCAACACTGATGAAAAATAATGAACACACACAATATTCTCCATCAGTTAATGAAAACTTCTTCTATAAATGTCTACTGGAAAAGTTTCGGCAGCCAAAATTTGCTAAATACTTGTGCATCAGTATATGGATCATTGTACTGAGCATAACTGTACCAGTTATAGTGTATGATTTTCATGTACAGCCTGATCATGAACAAGTTGACAGATGTTACCACTGGAAGGCGGAATATGGCGAACGCACTTCAAAGACCACAGTTCTTATTGCTACTgcatggttttttttattttttataacagTATTATTCTTATACTATTCCCTTGTCAATCACCTGagtaaaatacagaaaaatactTGCATTGGAAAGAAACATCTAATTTACAATACagtcaaaagaaacatttttgtcaTCCTGCTTATATTCACTGTCTGCTTTCTTCCATATCATATTTTCAGGCCAGTTTTTTATGCACTGCTTCCTAGTGAAGACTGCCAGATGATGAATTATTTAGTGGAAGCAAAAAACTTTCTTACTTGTCTTGCAGCTGCCAAAAGTAGTTTAGACCCTGTTGTAAATCTTTTATTAGATAAAACATTTAAGAAGAGACTGTACAATCGCTTTAGAAAATCTGATCACAAGCATACAGCTAATATTGAAGAGACTACACAAATGTGA